The genomic interval GGACTACATCAACCAGCCGGGCATCGACTACTACAATAGGCTGATAAACGCTCTCCGCAAGGAAGGTGAACTGTTGTTTGCTGCTGGCGACTTGGTCATACATTGAGAGATGAGTTTTCAGTTTTGACATCATTTATTGCAGCTAAACATAAAGACATTTAAAACAGTAGACTATATCAATGAAAATAGGTCAAACATTTGAATGTGTTATTGACATTTAAAACACGCGGTGATGTTTGTCTGGGGccgatccaggatttctggttagggggcgtggcgggatattgaaagatttgttgggggtccagggcaaagccctgctagggggtccagggCAGCGAAGCCCcccgtaagctccacgattttagtgattttgaaggcttttacaaccacttctcgagcatgtcacgccttatatactttcatcaaagtaccttcttataatgcccaaaaagtgcatagttaaTTGTTAAtggggtccaggggggcgaagcccccccccccggaagcttcacgattttaatgatttttgaagGTTTTGACAAGcccttctcgagcatgtcactccttatatattttcatcaaagtaccttcttataatgtcaaacaagtgcatagtttatagttaaGGGGgcctaggggggggggggggggcaaagccCCCACCCCCCGAAGCTCCACgatttttagtgattttgaaggctttgacaaccacttctcgagcatgccacgccttatatactttcatcaaagtaccttcttataatgccaaaacagtgcatagtttatcgtttatgGGGTCCAGGgcccccccggaagcttcacgattttaatgatttttgaaggctttgacaaccacttctcgagcatgtcactcCTTATATATTTTCATCACAGTACCTTTTCATAATGTCAAacaagtgcatagtttatagttaaGGGGgtctagggggggggggggggggagggcgaaGCTCCcaccccccggaagctccacgatttttaGTGATGTTGAaagctttgacaaccacttctcgaacatgtcacgccttatatactttcatcaaagtaccttcttataatgccaaaacagtgcatagtttatcgtttatggggtccaggggggcgaagcccccccccccccggaagcttcacgattttaatgatttttgaaggctttgacaaccacttctcgagcatgtcactccttatatattttcatcaaagtaccttcttataatgtcaaacaagtgcatagtttatagttaaGGGGGTCTAGGGTGGGGGGTGGGGGcttcggtgggggggggggggcgaatccccccccccccggaagctccacgatttttaGTGGTGTTGAatgctttgacaaccacttctcgagcatgtcacgccttatatactttcatcaaagtaccttcttataatgcctaaaaaatgcatagtttatagtgttgggggtccaggggggctttgccccccccccccccccggaagctccacgattttagtgattttgaaggctttgacaagtttaaatatgtgatttagatctagttaagtgtgaaacatcaaatgaattgactttactttggcgattttaggggggggggggcgtacgccgcgtccgcccccccccccccccctggagcCGCCTATGTTTGTGTCAGGTATTGAGCCGATGGTGACCCTGTTCCACTGGGACCTTCCGCAGGCACTTCAAGGAAGTAGGGGGCTGGCTTAACGAGACCATCACGGAACGCTTCCGGGACTATGCGAAACTCTGCTTCGACAGTTTCGGCGATAGGGTATATATTTAAGTAACATTCTTTGTATATCAGTTGTAAACTTTTcgtacaaatataaatattttgtcaaaatgtaatTGTAATATTGAGCTTAACTTATTTTCAGTTTGgaacaaagttatttaaaacaaacaagaaatatctttaaaaaagatatacggcgtaaatagtttaatgaatgagatcaaggatagcgaatgtctttttctgtgcagttcttagctgcatcacacgcagtacgggatgttacggggagttttcgcggcttattttacattataacatattgctggtcataaacctatagatacaaaacagaaaaccacaaGAAgattggaagtgaaatttaaacatatgagtcaaccggccacacgagaagtatccgtatttataggcgcgttcttcgaacaaacctgttttagtggtttgtcgggcattgctatttgattcgattattaacagtatcaattatcatcgtgctaatgcttaaagtgatattatgggcattttgcactgttgaattgagctgaaaagaattaacaggccaaaatagttagttaaaatgtggttactgattaattatctgcaactcaccttgctaccagttgtttataaaaatatattttatattcgatattcttacgtgacccacccagtcctgtaagctgaaatgatccgtaaaacaatttcgtgtctttgtgtcgtatgaacaaatctgcactaaaactaaatttaggttcaactcgtaaacgcatgatcagttgtcaaacgaaagtacggttgatattcaaatgcattatttttctctttctggtatattgttttagtatgatgatgctgcattaattaatataagtgtatatgaagtagaaacatcaaaaataatcaacggttgcgatagacacctataaactgttacatgctcataatatcactttagtacattaggcaatatggacgaataattattgttaaatttatcaacaataatatttatcattgtattgttgaaaacacattaagaatctattatttacataccataattatattgctgaatatcttcatttaacatatttctggtctaaagaaaattccaggtcacctagttcacggatagcgtctttattatataacgattattttactggccgccaactccggtgatgacctgtatataaactctgaatgtccgcgaaatgacccgatatacctcgcgggttgaaatgcaatgctttaaagtgaggcctcgcttccattgctctttatactttaacatgttaacatgttgacaggaataaggaagtaagaactaaatatgagaacatagccttttaagtataaacgctcttgcgctggtaatactctgaaaataaaaggtgtacgcacaaactgtattgatgtcgagaattgagtgtaaaactgttctatctattaagccttttcattcgagataaaattgtttcatacagtaaaacagtgttacaaagacgcggatatgtttccaatgttctggtggtaaactcaaatcagccaatggaataaatgaagtgtattcattcgtacctagccgcgggaaattttattggaattttattggacacttacaaaggtcaggctaaggtgaaaagctggcttatgcagcttacgccgaaaaaacaacaacaactaggCATGATTTTTACAAATGCATAATAAAGATTATGACAAATTGTACGTGCTTGTTAAATTGCCTAAGTGCTTAATTGTATTCAGTATGCTAACATATTCGCAATTGATCAAATGTATAAACGAGTCTAACTTTTTTATTGCATTACAATGACTTTAAGGTGAAATACTGGATAACATTCAACGAGCCGAAAATAATAACCGTTTCCGGTTATGACGATGGTTGGTTCCCACCTGGACACAAGTCCCACGGCGTGGAGGGGTACCAGGCTGCACACAATCTCATCAAAGCGCACGCGGAAGCCTACCGCGTGTACAATCGGTCACAAAACGGTGAGTTTTTTTGTAGATTTTTTGTCAACTGTTCGATACCCAGGATCTTTGCGTACATACGTTTAAGGCGCAGTCATGCTTTCATTTGCCGCACGGAGTTAATATAAAACACTTGTTGATTTTGCTTTTTTGTATCGGGAAAACCAGCCTATTATGTAATTAATGCACTATTGCACACATTTATTATGCTTTTGTAGGTAAAATCGGCATTACGATCAGTATCGGCTGGGCTGAGCCGCTTGACCCGTACAACCCAGGGGACCTGGAGGCGTCCGAGCGCGCCACGCAGTTCAGCGGCGGCTGGTTCGCGCACCCCATCTATGTCAACGGAGACTACCCGGAAGTGATGAAGGTTATCATAGCGGAGAAGAGCCGTTCACAGGGGTTCAATGCGTCGAGACTTCCGGAATTTTCGGACGCCGAAAAGCGGTTCATTAATGGTAACATGACAGCTTTTGTACAGTCTGTACATGATCTATAAGAGTAATTACAATATGTCTTATTGTTGACAAATTACAAATAAGTGTATGTTgattgtatatttaattatttatacattttacaaatattttataatttcgaGGAATCGCAGAATTCAATGGAAGTGCATTAATTGAATAAGTTTACTTATTCCTTTCctttttgttattcattttcatgaaaataaatcaacGCATTTCTTAGCTATGTTTTCTTTTCAGGTACATTTGATTTTTTTGGACTGAATTTCTATTCTGCCGAACTGGTGACCTCTGACTTTTATGACTCAGTGATTCCTAGCTATTATAATGACAAAAGCACGAAGGGGGTAGAGAACACCAATTACCTTGGGTGAGTATATGTCGTATTTAGCGATTGACATAGATGCATATCCGATCGAGTCGACCAATCGTCcagcatatacatgtaccagAGATTTATTcgcattaacatattttatatttgaataacgGGCTAATTTACAGAAACAGCCACGAGGCGGAATTAGAGGTATTGTTTAATTCTTTAAACTTCAAGATGACTTCCAACCCAACTTTCCCGGTATAATGACCACAAACCAAGCATTCATTCGACAGGAAGTAGATTGAGCTAGTGTCAGTCTAACGGACTGAGCGTTTCATGCTAGAAAACTCAGTGGGCGAACGATATCTTATCCGACGACTGGTCAAATGGAGTTTGTAGCAACACCTCATTAGAATAAAGTACACGAAATACTGTTGATACATTTTTACTTCCAGGTCCGCAAAGCaattaagttttgtttttctGAGTGaataacctatttatgcctagtggactctcccattctgcaaaattggatcaatttattttcaaatctaggaatgtctagtatatttatttctatatttagaatatttcaaacagaaattcctttaagcaaacagcgcagaccctgatgagacgccgcatcatctcatctgggtcaacgctgtttgccaaggcattttttctagacgctaggcataaatgggttaattaagttGTCAGGAAAATTATTATGTACGATTAAAGGAGACAAAAAGTCCTCTGCATAAGTTTCAACGTGATAGTGACTGCAGTACTGATGTGCTTGTAGTTCCGGTTCCAGCTGGCTCAAGGTGACTCCATTCGGGATGCGTAAGATCCTTAACTGGGTCAAAAAGGAATACAACAACGTGCCCGTGTACGTCACGGAGAACGGCGTGTCCGATCGTAACGGAACGCTGAGGGACTATCACCGCATCCACTTCTATAGGACCTATATAAATGAATTGTTGAAAGGTAAAACCGTTTGACTGCCGTGCTTGTTTATGATGAACATGATAACATTTTTGTATGCCACTGTGTTTTTAGGTCAAGCTTGAGTCTATTCAAGATCAATTTTGACCAACATGTTTGCATCATTGCGTTTAATGTTATTTGTTCTGATTTGCATAGGTAGTGATAACTCCACTGTCGATTTAATTCTCCGTCCAGCGGCTCAATTTACTTATTAACTTGTTTTGATCCGAAACTTATGTTAGAAGCAGTATAACTTAGGTTTTACAAAGCAAAGTATAAAAAACAAAGTCGCTATTAATTTATTATGCCTCCCCACACTTCGaaggagagggggtatattgttttgctggatgtcggtctgtcagtctgtctgtcggtagaccagttcgttccCGATCAATTACTCTCCAACGGAattaccaattggcttgatatttcacatgtacattggccttggacagtagatgacccctatctaCATTGTAGTcactaaaggtcaaggtcactatcacaataagtgtaaGAATCGTTCCCGATCAATAACTGGTCTACGATTGGGTTGATTAGCTTGATACGTCACATGTGCATATGCCTTGGAGAGTAGATGGCATCTAaggaaattggggtcactaggcaAAAGCTTAAGGGCACTGTGTAAAAATCGTTTCAGATTAATAACTCCTCAAGGTATTGACCcattggcttaatacttcacatgtgcattggcttgGGCAGTGGATGAACCGTATTAACATTGGGTCACTAGtgcaaaggtcaagatcactgccacaataagtgtgaaatcgtttccgatcaatgacTATTCAActaattgactgattggcttgatatttcacatgtgcattggccttggacagtagatgacccctattggaattggggtcactagttcaaaggtcaatgtcactgcgACATTAAGTTTAATTGGTTTCCGTTCGATATGTCATCAAAGTATTAAGTGATGGCCCTGTTTGAGAGGGCATCTGTCTCTgaccgcggagctcttgttaCTATAGCATTCTTTATTCATTCAAGCCATTCGCCTAGATGGCTGCAACGTGCGAGGCTTTACAGCGTGGTCGTTAATGGACAACTTTGAGTGGAACACGGGATACAGCGAGAGGTTCGGCATTCACTACGTCAACTTTTCCGATCCGCAACGGCCTCGTATTCCCAAAGGCTCTGCATACTGGTTCAGACAGGTATTTACTCTGCATACCGTTTCGGCCAGGAATTGGTTCTGCAAACTGGTTCAGACAGGTATTTGCTCTACATACTGTTTCGGACAGGTATTTGCTCTACATACTGTTTCAGACAGGTATTTGCTCTTCATACTGTTTCAGACAGGTATTTGCCCTTACATACTGTTTCAGACTGGTATTTGCTCTATATACTGGTGCAGTCAGGTATTTGCCCTTCATACTGTTTCAGACAGGTATTTGCTCTACATACTGTTTCAGACAGGTATTTGCTCTACGTACTGTTTCAGACAGGTATTTGTTCTACATACTGTTTCAGACATGCATTGATTAAGCTGTTACAATTGTTGTGACAAAGCTTGGGGAACGTTGCTATTGCTGTAGTTTATTTACCGAAACGTTAAGTGCCATTGCAGTCATAAGCACTTTATTTATACCAATCCAAAAATGTAAAGCGATTTTATTAATGGACAATCACATTTTGGATACTGTTTGAATGTGGATGTTATGTCATATAATAATTGACGTGTTTCGTGTGCATTATCCAGAAGTGAGGACAATGTGACCGTCAGTATAAATTACATGATGTATTATGCTATTTTAGCTGATAGAGGAAAACGGCTTCAAAAAAGGTTACCCCGGCATTGGGGGTAGGGGTACAGCTCCGGCGGAAGAAGGAAAGTTCTACTTTGGAACATTCCCAGTGAACTTTCTATGGGGTGTTGACAACGTAGATAACACAAAGACTGCTCACTTAAAGGTATTTTACAGTCGGAGGGGACACAACTCGCGATCAATTTCACGAGTCGTAATGCAATTGGAGACATTAAAATGGGCcctgtacggaataccgttagggccatcgtggttacacattaaaatccagagggcgacaatgcggtagtgcgaaagtacgatggcgacaatgcgatagtacgatgacgacagtgcgacaatacgatggcgacagtgcgatagtacgatggcgacaatgcgataatacgatgacgacacaACGATaacacgatagtacgatggcgacaatgactatgactatcgcattgtcgcaatcgcactgtcgccatcgtattgtcgcattgtcgtcatcgtactatcgcgttgtcacattgtcgccatcgtactatcacattgtcgccatcgtactatcgcattgtcgccatcgtactatcgcattgtcgtcatcgtactatcgcactgtcgtcatcgtattgtcgcattgtcgccatcgtactatcgcgttgtcgcattgtcgccatcgtactatcacattgtcgccatcgtactatcgcacttgtcgccatcgtactatcacattgtcgccatcgtactatcgcattgtcgccatcgtactatcgcattgtcgccaccgtactatcgcattgtcgccatcgtactatcgcgttgtcgcattgtggccatcgtactatcgcattgtcgccatcgtactatcgcattgtcgccatcgtactatcgcattgtcgtcatcgtactatcgcattgtcgccatcgtactatcgcattgtcgccatcgtactatcgcattgtcgccatcgtactatcgcattgtcgccatcgtactatcgcagaGTCGCCCTGCCCTCTGCAtgttaatgtgtaaccacgatggcactaacggtattccgtagtccTGCGGACCGAACATCGAATCTTACAGCAGTTATTTTATAGTCATAAGGACTGAATTCAAGACAATAATCAAACATGCTTTATCCATAAAATAGTTACATCCATCACATATATGAGAAGAACGACACATTATTCGTTAATTGTAAACAATATCGCAAGTGCTCGTGTGTGACAGTCTTGATATTGGCGACAACTATTTTATACTGCGGGATACCGTgcaattttctttttctttaaaatacatttatctcGGTTGCCTTTTAGAGACTTATTTGAAGTTTAATATTTATCCTCATATGAAATTATTATACTCACAAGAGAAAAAACTGTAATTGTCTAAGAAACTTCCGAATGGGCTAATGCAAACAGTTTATTGGCGTATTTAAAGCTGCCAATAATAAGTTGAGCTACATAATTCGAAAAAGAATGTAATAGAtcgtgtatatattatatttatcgtATGGTTTTGATCGTCGTTTTGATATCGTATAACCTTATGGGGTCTTGAGTTCGATATAcaataaacatattaattatctcccctttaggAGACAATCTAACGCTGTATTACAATTACTGGTTGTTTTGCACGATATTGTTTTACAGGTGAACGAGAAGCTCGCTCATATTTCGTGGAAATCCGTGATTCCCAACAGCAATGGTGATGTGGACAATACAGTGATTCAGGCGTATATGAAATACTTCAATGAACTTGCGGACAGCAACGTTCAACAGGTTGGAGTTTTGGGGTACGCGGATATACCTGCCTACATACAAGGTGAATTAATTAAACATGATTCTTTGACTGACAAATCAATCTTTTAATGCTTACTATCTTTATATGCATCTGGCGTCATGATTACATTATCCTCTTTTCCCCAAGTGACTGCCTTTTATTGAAGAATATTATTTAATACAGACATTTAAACTGTAAGAGGAAATTGTTTTAACCAATATATTTAGCGTATAAATGTTGCATGTCATATTTCAAAGGTATGCTTAGGATGCCTCATACTTACCTTTCTCTAACCCAACACTGTTTGTTGATAACGCAGGCGGTTGGAATAATGTGTCAGCTGTGGACCAGTTCGTGGCTTTTGCGCAGCGGTGCATTACCCACTTCGGAGGCAAAGTATGTACcattaaaaaaagtcaaaacTGTTTTAAGCAAACCTGAGCTCAATATGCCTATCATTAACTTGTATGTGACCGCATGATGTCCTTCGTGCATTGTTAATTGTGAATCGTTACTCTATATGCAATGTTCacataataaaacacaacattaaacatGTTCACATACTACACCAAAATGAACATTGTGTGTCTctttttctaaattgtttaaacTGTTTCTGTCCGTTATAAAAGTAGGTTACCCATGCTCAAATATGTTACAAGTATATAACAATCTCATGTGAATATCGATAGGCGGAGCACTTTTATTGTATATTAATACCTCAAATATATGCCCGTGGGGCTCAAGCTGGTCGAGTTGCAGCGCGTATGCTTTTGTTCTTGACGGACTTTTTTGGAATCTTAATTATTAAGGTCTTATTGAACTTttcgtttttaattattttaaaatataccgAATATTGTACTTTACTCAGTTAAATATTAAAAGTCATAAATTATTATACGGGAACATCTTTGAAAATGACTATCTAAAATGCGTTATGATTAACTTATTTTTACATGACGCCAACGTGCTAAAATGTTTGATAAGTGTTGTGTAACATCGTAAGGTAGTCCAGTGATTAGTTGTTCGCCCACAGGTGACAAAATGGGTTATTCTTGAGAATCCAGTACGGTACATAGACGAGCAAGAGACCTCACACAGACAAGTGGTCGCCAACAATTTGTTTCGTGCTTACGCAAGGACGTTCCAGATGATTGGAAAGTTAGCTACAACACACAAAAGTTAGGGTTATAACGtactttataatttattttaaatataaattcacaaatatttaacatgttttaaaacagtttttaagcTGCAAGGGTTTTTTAAGTGGTTATGCGTATAACATCTTGGGTAAAACAAATTAACCGTACTAAAGAATATGACACATGTCTATTCtactttagtttttttttctgaaattaaaaCAATACCAATATATTAATTCTTAAGAGATGATGTTACCAATCACATATGTATGGCTTACAGCGGGTATATCAGTCTCTGTTACCTGGATGGAGCCCGGCGATGAATTTGCTCCATCAGACTGTGAAGCTTCCAGTAACGCCATGGCAGCAACGCTGGGCTGGTTCCTAGACCCGTTGTTTGGAATTGAAAGTTCGCCAATAAACCTTGCAATTAATGGGGCCGATGTCAATAGATCACAACTTGTGACGGATTTAGGATTACCGATCCGTATGTAATCAGTTATGGTTCTTAAAGGTGTTGATTtgtattcaatattgaaaagatATCTCCAATAAACATGCACACGGAATTGCGAAGTAAAACTATTTGTGCGTGATGTTTCAGGGATGGTAGATTTCGCGGTCGTCTCGGTTGGTACCATTTCGTGGTGTACAAACAATTCTGCTGAGCTTTCCTCGCCTTCATCCATCCAGTGTATGACCAGAGACAGCGAACGGTTCGTGTGATTTCatctttcttgtaatattgttgaACTTAACTTCTTTATGTTGGCAAAGTGAACAAGCAGAACATCCACTTAGTTTAATGCGTTTCAACATTAAATTCTAAATACATTTTCAGTCAACCACAATGGGGTATAAGGAAAACTCT from Dreissena polymorpha isolate Duluth1 chromosome 1, UMN_Dpol_1.0, whole genome shotgun sequence carries:
- the LOC127854858 gene encoding LOW QUALITY PROTEIN: lactase/phlorizin hydrolase-like (The sequence of the model RefSeq protein was modified relative to this genomic sequence to represent the inferred CDS: deleted 1 base in 1 codon) — encoded protein: MCFRNRGNCIIMSVRVEIIVAFVCLVHLGVCDFEFGRFPNTFRWGIADSLGSIDLDAIDGRLQLLKEIGVDVYKFGLKWDADASGQLKGVSNESLAAYDVILDRLQGLDVEPHISVFREDALESALLSNTSQICQTATKVFRHFGNKVRYWSTSAGTRWGCEVLGDVQRILSLHTCLYHGYKTAGFTGHFGLELPVRWLMAMDPSEPNIEDTVELARACDAPLWLEPLLGSGKFPEAVRVALGGRLSDIGVENTARMNGSADYVELDYHGGYHVTRTGSTGHIGFRAEAGQAWVRNSTNFYPTGLRELLLHVTTRFPNVDLHVTGRGVVSRDPSVSDRLRVEWIREHVNEILKSIARDNIRSVKRFTVPGFVDPSNCTTCMGIYQTNPGQPSAKFNKKASAVLLTHIVRMNGFERGYCGLGGFPSGRILHENGIYFDDFPEDFGWSSATSAYQVEGGWNEDGKGLSIWDVRAHTPNIIHENETGDIACNSYHNYLDDVRILKQLGVKFYRFSIAWTRLMPNGTKDYINQPGIDYYNRLINALRKEGIEPMVTLFHWDLPQALQEVGGWLNETITERFRDYAKLCFDSFGDRVKYWITFNEPKIITVSGYDDGWFPPGHKSHGVEGYQAAHNLIKAHAEAYRVYNRSQNGKIGITISIGWAEPLDPYNPGDLEASERATQFSGGWFAHPIYVNGDYPEVMKVIIAEKSRSQGFNASRLPEFSDAEKRFINGTFDFFGLNFYSAELVTSDFYDSVIPSYYNDKSTKGVENTNYLGSGSSWLKVTPFGMRKILNWVKKEYNNVPVYVTENGVSDRNGTLRDYHRIHFYRTYINELLKAIRLDGCNVRGFTAWSLMDNFEWNTGYSERFGIHYVNFSDPQRPRIPKGSAYWFRQLIEENGFKKGYPGIGGRGTAPAEEGKFYFGTFPVNFLWGVDNVDNTKTAHLKVNEKLAHISWKSVIPNSNGDVDNTVIQAYMKYFNELADSNVQQVGVLGYADIPAYIQGGWNNVSAVDQFVAFAQRCITHFGGKVTKWVILENPVRYIDEQETSHRQVVANNLFRAYARTFQMIGKLATTHKTGISVSVTWMEPGDEFAPSDCEASSNAMAATLGWFLDPLFGIESSPINLAINGADVNRSQLVTDLGLPIRMVDFAVVSVGTISWCTNNSAELSSPSSIQCMTRDSERQPQWGIRKTLNWIKYRYSNIPTYVKANVVTDKEADQMLAYFVETLKASKLDDVEVVGFIIPLSTLRGRLETMIQAIIDANGITRDLLETERMQSTTVSITSGEPSRKQIFGFYIFQVLIMFMLC